The Solibacillus sp. FSL R7-0682 genome includes a window with the following:
- a CDS encoding Rqc2 family fibronectin-binding protein, with protein sequence MAFDGLFTRSMNKELQALTSGRITKIYQPNALEVVLQIRANGQNSKLLFSIHPSYSRVHITEQSIENPADPPMFCMLLRKHIESGFITAITQDGFERMIQFDIDSKNEIGDAVKRKIIIEIMGRHSNLLLIDAETNKIIDSLKHLPPSVNSYRTVLPGQEYIAPPKQEKISMSSLSDDELRQFFTEDISFKDIIDQFAGFSPLHAKELLYRIQEQGAVTASRQLLNEIATIDKPTYVELEGKSYFSPTELMHLQGTKTHYHSLGQLLDRVFFARAERDRVKQQAGDLERWLQNELNKLKLKQKKLQKDFERAQNLEQFQLFGELLMANLYNFAKGADYVDVENYYSENAEVVRIPVSPRKTPIENAQSYYTKYNKAKTALVMIEEQQQKALEDIHYLEMLSQQVQQASPSDIEEIREELAEQGLLRLRHAKRKKKPTKPEPEKYISSTGTAISVGKNNKQNDYLTFKIGKRNEIWLHTKDIPGSHVVIHSDTPDETTLKEAAILSAYFSKARESSSVPVDYTEIRHVKKPNGSKPGFVIYFEQKTLFVTPDEAVVMQLKK encoded by the coding sequence ATGGCATTTGATGGGTTATTTACACGTTCAATGAATAAAGAATTACAAGCTCTAACATCAGGACGTATTACAAAAATATATCAACCAAACGCGCTGGAAGTTGTATTACAAATTCGCGCGAACGGTCAAAATTCGAAATTACTATTTTCCATCCACCCTTCTTATTCACGCGTACATATAACAGAGCAATCGATCGAAAATCCTGCGGATCCTCCAATGTTCTGTATGTTATTACGTAAACATATTGAAAGTGGATTTATAACAGCAATTACACAAGATGGCTTTGAACGTATGATTCAATTTGACATTGATAGTAAAAATGAAATTGGTGACGCAGTAAAAAGAAAAATCATCATTGAAATTATGGGGCGACATAGTAACTTACTATTAATTGATGCGGAAACGAATAAAATTATAGATAGCTTAAAGCATTTGCCTCCATCTGTTAATAGTTATCGTACGGTGTTACCTGGTCAAGAATATATAGCACCACCTAAGCAAGAGAAAATTTCTATGTCGAGCCTTTCCGATGACGAATTACGCCAGTTTTTCACAGAAGATATTTCATTTAAAGATATCATTGATCAGTTTGCTGGCTTTTCACCATTGCATGCAAAAGAATTACTCTATCGTATTCAAGAGCAAGGTGCTGTTACTGCAAGCCGCCAATTATTAAATGAAATCGCAACAATCGATAAACCAACTTATGTAGAACTAGAAGGGAAATCCTATTTTTCTCCTACAGAATTAATGCATTTACAAGGAACAAAAACGCATTACCATTCATTAGGACAGTTATTAGACCGCGTCTTTTTTGCACGGGCAGAACGGGATCGTGTGAAGCAACAAGCAGGCGATCTAGAACGCTGGCTTCAAAATGAATTAAATAAACTAAAATTAAAACAAAAGAAGCTCCAAAAGGATTTTGAACGGGCCCAAAACTTGGAGCAGTTCCAGCTTTTTGGCGAGCTATTAATGGCCAATTTATATAACTTCGCAAAAGGTGCCGATTACGTTGATGTGGAAAACTATTATAGTGAAAACGCTGAAGTCGTGCGTATTCCAGTTAGCCCACGTAAAACACCGATTGAAAATGCCCAAAGCTACTATACGAAATACAATAAGGCAAAAACAGCCCTCGTAATGATTGAAGAACAGCAGCAGAAAGCGCTTGAAGACATCCATTATTTAGAGATGCTTTCACAACAAGTACAACAGGCTTCTCCTTCAGATATTGAAGAGATTCGTGAGGAATTAGCTGAACAAGGGTTATTACGTTTGCGTCATGCAAAACGAAAGAAAAAACCGACAAAGCCTGAACCAGAAAAATATATTTCTTCAACAGGAACAGCAATATCTGTCGGAAAAAATAACAAGCAAAATGATTATTTAACCTTTAAAATTGGGAAGAGAAATGAAATTTGGTTACACACAAAGGACATTCCCGGATCACATGTTGTCATTCATTCAGATACCCCAGATGAAACAACTTTAAAAGAGGCAGCTATATTAAGTGCATATTTTAGTAAAGCACGTGAATCATCGTCAGTACCTGTTGATTACACAGAAATTCGACATGTCAAAAAACCAAATGGATCAAAACCAGGATTCGTTATTTATTTCGAGCAAAAAACACTGTTCGTAACACCAGATGAAGCCGTTGTAATGCAATTAAAAAAATAG
- the tnpC gene encoding IS66 family transposase, translating to MPVNQKQEEQNERIIRLLEQQLAQSNRQIEALTEQVRQLTKALYGSKSEKAKYQAPDGQVSLFEDDPSFNEPEQTEEQSTDTVSYTVTRKKTNKKRNDSFREDIEIEEIHHHPANLACECCQGEMVEFSSTLIREEAKFIPASLKRVQHFEHVYECKLCKNDALRKAQIKRGKAPQGAIQRSIAGPTVLAKLIYDKFIQYLPLYRQVNEWERHGLHTNDKNLSNWVIRVAEDWLQPLYDLMKQLLTAKSVLHIDETYAQIIKRSDGKPAQSNAFNWVCRSVQSEGPIIVLFKSALSRGRAILEDLIKGFKGTVICDGYSAYGQLPHVQFANCWAHVRRYWLKADSKNGRIGVQYCDRLFHIERQIKHLSAEERVKARQQEAKPIVDEFFDWIDRSPFFGKNAIAKAAEYTLSRSSELKVFLENGDVAIDNNPAENAIRPNVIGRKNWLFSVSEAGAKANAICLSLAETAKANGIDFYQYLVKLMTELPNVPFHQQPEILHNYMPWSENIQATCAK from the coding sequence ATGCCTGTTAATCAAAAGCAAGAAGAACAAAACGAACGTATTATTCGATTACTTGAGCAACAACTAGCTCAGTCAAATCGACAAATAGAAGCCTTAACAGAGCAAGTTCGCCAATTAACAAAAGCGTTATATGGCTCTAAATCGGAGAAAGCCAAGTATCAAGCTCCTGATGGACAAGTCTCTTTATTTGAAGACGATCCGTCTTTTAATGAACCTGAGCAGACAGAAGAACAAAGCACCGATACGGTTAGTTATACGGTTACTCGTAAAAAGACAAATAAAAAACGAAATGATTCGTTTCGTGAGGATATTGAAATTGAAGAAATTCATCATCACCCAGCCAACTTAGCTTGTGAGTGTTGTCAGGGGGAAATGGTAGAATTCAGTTCTACGTTGATACGTGAAGAGGCGAAATTCATTCCAGCTTCCCTGAAGCGCGTGCAGCATTTTGAACATGTGTATGAGTGTAAATTGTGTAAAAACGATGCCCTACGAAAAGCTCAAATTAAACGTGGTAAAGCACCACAAGGTGCTATCCAAAGAAGCATTGCTGGCCCAACTGTTTTGGCCAAGCTTATCTACGATAAGTTTATTCAGTACTTGCCTCTTTACCGTCAGGTAAATGAATGGGAACGCCATGGCCTACATACAAACGATAAAAATCTTTCCAATTGGGTAATACGTGTGGCAGAAGATTGGCTTCAACCACTTTATGATTTGATGAAGCAGCTATTAACGGCAAAGTCTGTACTGCATATCGACGAAACCTATGCACAAATAATCAAGCGTTCTGATGGAAAGCCAGCTCAATCAAACGCTTTTAATTGGGTATGTCGCAGTGTACAAAGTGAAGGCCCCATTATCGTTTTATTTAAGAGTGCTCTTTCTCGAGGGCGAGCTATATTAGAAGATTTAATTAAGGGATTCAAAGGCACTGTCATCTGTGATGGGTATTCAGCTTATGGTCAATTACCGCACGTTCAATTCGCCAACTGTTGGGCGCATGTACGCCGTTATTGGCTAAAAGCCGATAGTAAGAATGGCCGAATAGGCGTGCAATATTGCGATCGGTTGTTTCATATCGAGCGTCAAATCAAACATCTTTCAGCGGAAGAGCGCGTGAAAGCTCGTCAACAAGAAGCAAAACCGATTGTCGATGAATTTTTCGATTGGATTGATCGTTCGCCTTTCTTCGGCAAAAATGCTATTGCGAAAGCAGCTGAATATACATTAAGCCGTTCATCTGAGTTAAAAGTTTTCCTTGAAAATGGGGACGTTGCTATTGATAATAATCCCGCTGAAAATGCGATTCGTCCAAATGTCATTGGTCGCAAAAACTGGCTTTTCTCTGTGAGTGAAGCAGGTGCGAAAGCGAATGCCATTTGTTTAAGTTTGGCCGAAACAGCCAAAGCAAACGGAATTGATTTTTATCAGTATCTGGTAAAGCTGATGACGGAATTACCTAATGTACCGTTTCATCAGCAACCAGAGATTTTACATAATTACATGCCTTGGTCGGAAAATATTCAAGCCACATGTGCAAAATAG
- a CDS encoding YicC/YloC family endoribonuclease — MVRSMTGFGRGVTTTNSFQLTVEIRAVNHRFLEMNTKFPKEWMESEVIAKKMLSDALSRGKIDVIIFLKELHDAEQTIRINWPLLNAFIQAKQELEQSVKMEEKWTMQEISSLEQVLQVEKIELLQEEIVEAVKSAMSEAISNLVSMREREGKELHHVMLQYKFELEQQIEQIRKEAPQAVAKYRERLLGRLLEISSGQALEDRLVAEVAIFAERIDITEELDRLESHVSQLTETLEETTAIGRKLDFIMQEMNREINTIGSKNQSATCSIAVVQAKAILEKMREQVQNIE, encoded by the coding sequence TTGGTGCGTAGTATGACCGGATTTGGCAGGGGGGTCACAACAACGAATAGCTTTCAACTAACGGTTGAAATTCGTGCTGTGAATCATCGTTTTTTAGAAATGAATACAAAGTTTCCAAAAGAATGGATGGAATCAGAAGTAATCGCAAAAAAAATGTTGTCGGATGCACTTTCTCGTGGGAAAATAGATGTTATCATTTTTCTAAAGGAATTGCATGATGCAGAGCAGACGATTCGTATAAATTGGCCATTACTAAATGCATTTATCCAAGCGAAGCAGGAGCTTGAGCAATCAGTTAAAATGGAAGAAAAATGGACGATGCAAGAAATTTCTAGTCTAGAACAAGTTTTACAAGTTGAAAAGATTGAATTATTGCAAGAGGAAATTGTAGAGGCAGTCAAATCTGCAATGTCAGAAGCGATTTCTAATTTAGTTAGCATGCGTGAGCGTGAGGGGAAAGAATTACATCACGTTATGTTACAATATAAATTTGAACTCGAGCAGCAAATTGAACAAATTCGAAAAGAAGCGCCACAAGCAGTAGCAAAATATCGTGAGCGTTTATTAGGACGTTTACTAGAAATTTCAAGCGGACAAGCGCTTGAAGATCGATTGGTTGCAGAGGTTGCTATTTTTGCTGAACGAATTGATATTACAGAAGAGCTAGATCGGCTAGAAAGTCATGTTAGTCAGTTAACCGAGACACTTGAAGAAACGACTGCAATTGGTCGTAAGTTAGACTTCATTATGCAAGAGATGAATCGTGAAATAAATACCATTGGTTCAAAAAATCAATCCGCTACATGTTCGATTGCCGTAGTACAAGCGAAAGCAATTTTAGAAAAAATGCGCGAGCAAGTGCAAAATATTGAATAA
- the rpoZ gene encoding DNA-directed RNA polymerase subunit omega, which yields MLYPSVDKLKKQIDSKYSLVSLASKRARQMQEEGGENLDSYVSYKPVGKALEEVAAGKLRKVQQDASTVYEDEI from the coding sequence ATGTTATACCCATCAGTAGATAAATTAAAAAAACAAATTGATTCTAAATACTCTTTAGTGAGCTTAGCGTCAAAACGTGCGCGTCAAATGCAAGAAGAAGGCGGAGAAAACTTAGATTCTTACGTTTCTTACAAGCCAGTTGGTAAAGCGTTAGAGGAAGTTGCTGCAGGCAAGCTTCGCAAAGTGCAGCAAGATGCTTCAACAGTGTACGAGGATGAAATTTAA
- the tnpB gene encoding IS66 family insertion sequence element accessory protein TnpB (TnpB, as the term is used for proteins encoded by IS66 family insertion elements, is considered an accessory protein, since TnpC, encoded by a neighboring gene, is a DDE family transposase.) yields the protein MKRDFTSVQNIYIICGKTDMRKGIDGLATLVQDSFELDPYSDSIFLFSGWSKDRYKCLYFDGDGFAMLYKRLDNGKLQWPKDENEVRSLSQQELRWLLEGLSLQQPKAIAKSAKGVF from the coding sequence ATGAAGCGTGATTTTACGAGCGTACAAAACATCTATATTATTTGCGGGAAGACCGATATGCGCAAAGGCATCGATGGTCTCGCAACGCTGGTTCAAGATTCTTTCGAATTAGATCCGTATAGCGATTCTATTTTTCTCTTTTCAGGATGGAGTAAGGACCGCTATAAATGTTTGTATTTTGATGGAGATGGCTTTGCCATGCTTTACAAACGATTGGATAATGGTAAGCTTCAATGGCCAAAAGATGAAAATGAGGTGCGAAGCCTTTCACAACAGGAACTGCGCTGGTTATTAGAAGGATTATCTTTACAACAGCCGAAGGCCATTGCGAAATCTGCAAAAGGTGTCTTTTAA
- a CDS encoding ABC transporter permease, whose protein sequence is MDNKDKQTVEKLESQSSPPTGLQVVWREFKKDKLALFSVFGIVALMLTVMILAYFVIDEAQVMKIQLLERFTEPGVRGYILGADEAGRDMLGQLVIGAKNSILIAIAITLIANGVGIALGIVMGYYGGFIDNFFMRIIDFFITLPTLMIIIVVVTIVPKYGMTELILIIAAFQWMGTARLVRSKALSEARRDYISASKTMGTSDFAIMFKGLLPNLSSLLIVEVTLSFAGNVGIETGLSFLGFGLPPSTPSLGTLVSYAMNPIILSSKWWVWLPASLFILIMMLGINYVGQALRRAADAKQRLG, encoded by the coding sequence ATGGATAACAAAGATAAGCAAACAGTAGAAAAGTTAGAATCTCAAAGCTCTCCACCAACTGGACTTCAAGTAGTTTGGCGAGAGTTTAAAAAAGATAAATTAGCCTTGTTCTCGGTGTTTGGCATCGTCGCATTAATGTTAACGGTTATGATTTTAGCATACTTTGTCATTGACGAAGCACAAGTTATGAAAATCCAATTATTAGAGCGCTTTACCGAACCAGGTGTTCGAGGTTATATATTAGGTGCTGATGAAGCTGGCCGAGATATGTTAGGTCAATTAGTAATCGGTGCAAAAAACTCTATTTTAATTGCAATAGCCATTACGTTAATTGCCAATGGAGTCGGTATTGCACTAGGGATTGTTATGGGGTATTACGGTGGATTTATTGATAATTTCTTTATGCGAATTATCGACTTCTTCATTACATTACCAACTTTAATGATTATCATTGTAGTTGTAACGATTGTACCGAAATATGGGATGACGGAATTGATTTTAATTATTGCAGCATTCCAATGGATGGGGACGGCCAGACTTGTGCGTTCAAAAGCGCTGTCTGAAGCACGGCGAGATTATATTAGTGCATCCAAAACGATGGGGACAAGCGATTTCGCAATTATGTTTAAAGGGTTATTACCAAACTTAAGTTCACTGTTAATTGTTGAGGTTACATTAAGCTTTGCAGGTAACGTTGGTATTGAAACAGGATTATCTTTCTTAGGATTTGGTTTACCACCGTCAACACCAAGTTTAGGGACATTAGTAAGTTATGCCATGAACCCGATTATTTTATCGAGTAAATGGTGGGTATGGTTACCCGCATCATTATTTATTTTAATTATGATGCTTGGTATAAATTACGTTGGTCAAGCGTTACGACGTGCGGCTGACGCAAAACAACGATTAGGATAA
- the gmk gene encoding guanylate kinase — protein MNKQRGLLIVLSGPSGVGKGTVRKELFSQPDTNYEYSISMTTRNPREGEVDGVDYFFRTREEFEALIEQGGLLEHAEFVGNYYGTPLAYVKETLEAGRDVFLEIEVQGAAQIREKAPEALFIFLAPPSIMELEQRLVGRGTETEEVIAKRIATAREEVEMMSLYDYVVENDQVQNACDKINAIIVAEHCRRERVEKRYLSMLRGE, from the coding sequence ATGAATAAACAACGTGGATTATTAATTGTCTTATCAGGTCCCTCAGGTGTTGGTAAAGGGACGGTTCGTAAAGAGCTGTTTTCTCAGCCTGATACAAATTATGAATATTCGATTTCGATGACAACACGTAATCCTCGCGAAGGAGAAGTAGATGGTGTAGACTATTTCTTTAGAACACGTGAGGAATTCGAAGCGTTAATTGAGCAGGGAGGTTTACTAGAGCATGCCGAATTTGTTGGCAATTACTATGGTACGCCACTCGCATATGTTAAAGAAACGTTAGAAGCTGGACGTGATGTATTTTTAGAAATTGAAGTTCAAGGTGCAGCACAAATTCGTGAAAAAGCACCTGAAGCGTTGTTTATCTTTTTAGCGCCACCAAGTATTATGGAATTAGAGCAACGTTTAGTTGGTCGTGGAACTGAAACAGAAGAGGTTATTGCAAAACGTATCGCAACCGCTCGTGAAGAAGTAGAAATGATGAGCTTGTACGATTATGTTGTTGAAAATGACCAAGTACAGAATGCATGTGATAAAATTAATGCGATAATTGTAGCGGAGCACTGTCGTCGTGAACGTGTTGAAAAACGCTACTTGTCAATGTTGAGAGGAGAATAA
- a CDS encoding acetyl-CoA hydrolase/transferase family protein yields MDTVLNARIRYNGLEDKIVSAETAASWIKDGMTLGMSGFTRAGDAKTIPLALVEKAKNEKFQVDVYTGASLGPEVDQLMAEAGIIRKRAPYQGDPAMRKAINTGVVLYTDMHLSHNAELIRQGIIGPIDFAIIEATAITEDGQIIPTTSIGNSPIIVQMAKEIIIELNPEQPNLEGIHDIYIPANQGERGPIPLLQAGDRIGTIGIPVDVNKIKGIVHSSIKDAPSLIVEPDEETEQIAQHLLEFLREEIKEGRLPKNLLPLQSGVGSVANAVLNGFLNSEFEELEIYSEVLQDAVFHLLDANKVKVASGTSITLSEECGERVYGNIEQYKDRLVLRPQEISNHPEIIRRLGIITINTALELDIYGNVNSTHVLGTHMMNGLGGSGDFTRNARIGIFVTKSYAKGGDISSIVPMVAHHDHTEHDVDVIATEQGIADLRGKAPKERVKAIIENCVHPDFKEALWDYYNKAVEVTGNAHTPHNLEEALSWHVKFKNNKTMK; encoded by the coding sequence GTGGATACGGTTTTAAATGCCCGCATTCGTTACAATGGGTTAGAAGACAAAATAGTATCAGCAGAAACAGCGGCATCATGGATTAAAGATGGCATGACGTTAGGGATGAGTGGCTTCACACGTGCTGGAGATGCCAAAACGATTCCATTAGCGCTTGTTGAAAAAGCAAAAAATGAGAAATTTCAAGTGGATGTGTATACAGGTGCTTCACTCGGTCCTGAAGTGGATCAACTAATGGCAGAGGCTGGTATCATAAGGAAACGTGCTCCATATCAAGGTGATCCTGCTATGCGAAAAGCGATTAATACAGGGGTAGTACTTTATACGGATATGCATTTATCCCATAATGCAGAGCTAATTCGCCAAGGTATTATTGGCCCTATTGATTTTGCTATAATTGAGGCAACTGCAATTACGGAAGACGGTCAAATTATTCCAACTACTTCTATTGGAAACTCGCCAATAATTGTTCAAATGGCAAAAGAAATTATTATCGAATTAAACCCTGAGCAACCGAATTTAGAGGGGATTCATGATATTTATATACCAGCTAATCAAGGGGAACGAGGTCCGATCCCGTTATTACAGGCAGGAGACAGAATTGGTACGATAGGGATTCCAGTTGATGTCAACAAAATAAAAGGGATTGTTCATTCTTCTATTAAAGATGCACCATCATTAATTGTAGAACCAGATGAGGAGACGGAGCAAATTGCTCAACATCTTTTAGAGTTTCTACGAGAAGAAATCAAAGAAGGGCGCCTACCGAAAAATTTATTACCGTTACAATCAGGAGTTGGTTCAGTAGCGAATGCGGTTTTAAATGGCTTTTTAAATTCCGAATTTGAAGAGCTTGAAATTTATTCGGAAGTACTACAGGATGCGGTATTCCATTTATTAGATGCGAATAAAGTAAAGGTTGCATCAGGAACTTCAATAACGTTAAGTGAGGAATGCGGGGAACGAGTATACGGCAATATTGAGCAGTATAAGGATCGACTCGTGTTACGCCCACAGGAAATTTCAAATCATCCGGAAATCATTCGCCGATTAGGAATTATTACGATTAATACGGCACTTGAGCTAGATATTTACGGCAATGTGAATTCGACGCATGTATTAGGTACGCATATGATGAATGGTCTAGGGGGCTCAGGTGACTTCACACGAAATGCCCGCATAGGAATTTTTGTAACGAAGTCCTACGCAAAGGGTGGCGATATTTCATCGATTGTCCCAATGGTTGCGCATCATGACCATACTGAGCATGATGTAGATGTAATTGCAACGGAGCAAGGAATTGCCGACCTGCGAGGTAAGGCACCGAAAGAGCGCGTAAAGGCGATTATCGAAAACTGTGTACACCCTGACTTTAAGGAAGCTTTATGGGATTATTATAACAAAGCAGTTGAAGTCACTGGTAATGCTCATACACCGCACAATTTAGAGGAAGCGCTTTCATGGCATGTGAAATTTAAAAATAACAAAACAATGAAGTGA
- a CDS encoding oligopeptide ABC transporter substrate-binding protein has translation MKKKYWLLLSTVFAIMLVLAACSEDEDNSSETTGEKPGTEETTKTEGGAATTEAPTLSDEVTNDGDAIEGGTLKFALASDSPFSGVLLTELYENGYDADLLDFMSNSIFDVDGDFLITDEGIAKLDVDADNNKVKITIQHDVKWSDGTPLTADDIIYSYEIIGHPDYTGIRYDGDFQNIIGAAEYKAGTADTISGIKKIDDKTVEISMTKVSPAIYSGGDGLWGSAAPKHQLKDIPVKDLISSDPVRKNPITLGPFKLDKLVDGESIQYVRNEHYWKGVPKLEKIVLQVVPNSSVGEALRTGQYDLTSTYPTTQYDGVKDLKNLTVLARPEKAYTYIGFKVGKWDATKGVNVTNPDAKMNDQKLRQAIAYAIDVEQVGERFYQGLRTRATSLIPPAFSSFHDKTLAGYNYDPEKAKALLDEAGYKDVDGDGIREDKNGEKFSINFAAMSGTDTDEAIIEYYRQNWKDVGLDVQLTTGRLIEFNSFYDKVKADDPEIDMFQAAWGTGDNPSPLGLYGEAAAFNYSRYVTPELQDLLAAIDSKEAIDPANRVAAFRAWEEYMFEQATTVPIYFRTEIIPVNKRIKNYSVNWANTTEWHEVEVVAEDPIK, from the coding sequence ATGAAGAAAAAGTATTGGTTATTACTTTCTACTGTATTCGCAATCATGCTAGTTCTTGCTGCATGTAGCGAGGATGAAGACAATTCTTCAGAAACAACTGGAGAAAAACCAGGTACAGAAGAAACAACAAAAACTGAAGGTGGAGCGGCTACTACTGAAGCACCAACACTTTCTGATGAAGTAACTAACGATGGAGACGCTATTGAAGGCGGTACTTTAAAATTCGCTTTAGCATCAGATTCTCCATTCTCAGGTGTTTTACTTACTGAGTTATATGAAAATGGTTATGACGCTGACCTTTTAGATTTCATGTCTAACTCAATTTTCGATGTTGACGGTGACTTTTTAATCACTGATGAAGGTATCGCAAAATTAGATGTAGATGCTGACAATAACAAAGTAAAAATTACAATTCAACATGACGTAAAGTGGTCTGATGGTACGCCATTAACTGCAGACGACATTATTTATTCATATGAGATTATTGGTCACCCAGATTACACAGGTATCCGTTATGACGGTGATTTCCAAAACATCATCGGAGCTGCTGAATACAAAGCAGGTACAGCTGATACAATCTCAGGTATTAAAAAAATCGATGACAAAACGGTAGAAATTTCGATGACAAAAGTATCACCAGCTATTTATTCTGGTGGTGACGGTTTATGGGGATCTGCTGCACCAAAACATCAGTTGAAAGATATTCCAGTAAAGGATTTAATTAGTTCTGATCCAGTTCGTAAAAACCCAATTACATTAGGTCCTTTCAAATTAGACAAATTAGTTGACGGTGAGTCAATTCAATATGTTCGTAACGAACACTACTGGAAAGGTGTACCGAAGTTAGAAAAAATCGTATTACAAGTTGTTCCAAACTCTTCTGTTGGTGAAGCATTACGTACAGGTCAATATGACTTAACTTCTACTTACCCAACAACACAATATGACGGTGTAAAAGATTTAAAAAACCTAACTGTTTTAGCACGTCCTGAAAAAGCTTACACTTACATTGGTTTCAAAGTAGGTAAATGGGATGCTACTAAAGGTGTAAACGTTACAAATCCTGATGCAAAAATGAATGACCAAAAATTACGTCAAGCAATAGCTTACGCAATTGACGTTGAACAAGTAGGCGAGCGCTTCTACCAAGGCTTACGTACTCGTGCAACATCTTTAATTCCACCAGCGTTCTCTTCATTCCATGATAAAACTTTAGCTGGTTACAATTATGATCCAGAAAAAGCAAAAGCGTTATTAGATGAAGCTGGTTATAAAGACGTTGATGGTGATGGTATCCGTGAAGATAAAAACGGTGAAAAATTCTCAATTAACTTTGCAGCTATGTCAGGTACTGATACAGATGAAGCAATTATTGAGTACTACCGTCAAAACTGGAAAGATGTAGGTTTAGATGTACAATTAACAACAGGTCGTTTAATCGAGTTCAACAGCTTCTACGATAAAGTAAAAGCGGATGACCCAGAAATCGATATGTTCCAAGCTGCGTGGGGTACTGGTGATAATCCATCTCCTCTGGGCTTATATGGAGAAGCTGCTGCATTTAACTATAGCCGCTATGTAACACCAGAGTTACAAGATTTACTAGCTGCAATCGACTCTAAAGAGGCGATTGATCCAGCAAATCGTGTAGCTGCATTCCGTGCTTGGGAAGAGTACATGTTTGAGCAAGCAACAACTGTACCTATTTACTTCCGTACAGAAATTATTCCTGTTAACAAACGTATCAAAAATTACAGTGTTAACTGGGCAAATACAACTGAATGGCATGAAGTTGAGGTTGTAGCTGAAGATCCAATTAAATAA